The following proteins are encoded in a genomic region of Cataglyphis hispanica isolate Lineage 1 chromosome 1, ULB_Chis1_1.0, whole genome shotgun sequence:
- the LOC126854450 gene encoding protein fem-1 homolog CG6966 isoform X2 — MEYASNDDETFTRVFLEHRGKDEVGQLVGAKTHGATPLVMACRNGHYDVAEYLIEKCGADVEQPGSVVFEGETIEGAPPLWCAAAAGHLALVKLLVRRGAKVNSITKTNSTPLRAACFDGHYDIVKFLVQHGADIEMANRHGHTCLMIACYRGHVKITKLLLALKADANRKSVKGNTALHDCAESGSLEILKILVEHGAQMDVDSYGMTPLLAAAVTGHTHIVEYLIGIPQLFSRKERIDALELLGATYVDKKRDMIGALQFWKRAMDERYRGDGPMISKPEFPPLVAAYDYAREVVEPEALDDLLADPDEMRMQALVIRERILGPAHPDTSYYIRYRGAVYADAGKFRRCIELWNYALDMQQSMLEPLNPMTQSSLFSFTELFSFMVGEEGRQTTRGRRVPPVKREDLLRVFEKAVNEVAKGKQMLDKMSDLACERDLTFLNRVLVITLHLACLLTRETGEKDSEEYIALHKELYKLVRINAKGKQGRDALQLSHSEDGALVGRYPTCKFPSPHLTKALLRVGADVTARDNDGNTALHLTALLRPWRPVLSIDLLDAGAHLDAVNNDGKTFEMLLCDKELYDSIYPLKYTKLACLAARVVRKTQKISRIPQHLRAFVAMH; from the exons ATGGAGTACGCGTCTAATGATGATGAAACATTCACGCGG GTGTTCCTAGAACATCGAGGCAAAGATGAGGTAGGACAATTAGTCGGTGCCAAAACCCATGGCGCAACACCCTTAGTCATGGCATGTCGGAACGGACATTACGATGTGGCAGAATATCTTATTGAAAAATGCGGGGCGGATGTGGAACAGCCTGGATCAG TGGTTTTCGAAGGCGAAACGATCGAGGGTGCACCACCCCTGTGGTGCGCGGCGGCCGCTGGTCACTTGGCGCTAGTGAAACTGTTGGTGAGACGAGGCGCCAAAGTGAACTCAATCACGAAAACGAATTCCACGCCTCTCCGCGCTGCATGTTTCGATGGACACTATGACATCGTCAAATTTTTAGTACAACATGGTGCAG aTATCGAGATGGCAAATCGACACGGGCACACATGTCTGATGATCGCATGCTACCGAGGTCATGTTAAAATCACAAAGTTGCTACTCGCCTTGAAAGCGGACGCGAACCGCAAGTCCGTGAAGGGTAATACGGCATTGCATGATTGCGCCGAGAGCGGATCCCTGGAGATACTGAAGATACTCGTCGAACACGGTGCTCAGATGGACGTGGACTCCTACGGGATGACGCCACTTCTCGCGGCAGCAGTAACAG GTCACACTCATATCGTCGAATACCTCATAGGCATTCCGCAACTGTTTAGCAGAAAAGAACGCATCGATGCGCTAGAATTGCTCGGGGCAACGTATGTGGACAAGAAAAGGGACATGATAGGCGCTCTGCAGTTCTGGAAGCGAGCCATGGATGAGAG ATATCGGGGAGATGGTCCGATGATATCGAAACCTGAATTTCCGCCCCTTGTAGCCGCTTACGATTACGCCCGAGAAGTAGTCGAACCCGAGGCCTTGGACGATTTATTGGCGGATCCAGACGAGATGCGCATGCAGGCATTGGTGATTAGAGAACGGATATTAGGACCGGCTCATCCGGACACAAGTTACTACATCAGATATCGCGGGGCGGTTTACGCGGATGCGGGTAAATTTCGTCGTTGTATCGAGCTATGGAACTACGCTCTCGATATGCAACAGAGCATGCTGGAGCCGTTAAACCCCATGACGCAGAGCTCTCTATTCAGTTTCACCGAACTCTTTAGTTTCATGGTGGGCGAAGAAGGCAGACAGACAACCAGAGGTCGCAGAGTACCGCCGGTGAAGAGAGAAGATCTTTTGAGAGTTTTCGAAAAAGCT gtTAACGAAGTAGCAAAAGGAAAGCAAATGTTGGACAAAATGAGCGATTTGGCATGCGAACGCGATCTAACGTTCTTGAACAGAGTCCTAGTAATCACCTTGCATTTGGCGTGTCTGTTAACACGCGAGACTGGGGAGAAGGACAGTGAAGAATACATCGCCTTACATAAGGAGCTGTATAAGTTAGTCCGAATAAATGCCAAAGGCAAGCAG GGACGCGATGCGCTGCAATTAAGCCATAGTGAGGATGGTGCTCTGGTTGGCAGATATCCCACGTGCAAATTTCCTTCTCCTCATTTGACCAAAGCTCTGCTGAGAGTAGGCGCGGACGTAACTGCCAGGGACAATGACGGGAACACGGCTCTCCATTTGACTGCACTATTGCGTCCTTGGCGACCGGTTTTATCGATTGATTTACTCGACGCTGGCGCGCATCTTGATGCCGTGAACAATGATGGCAAGACATTCGAAATGTTGTTATGCGATAAAGAGCTTTACGACTCGATTTATCCATTGAAATATACTAAGCTCGCTTGTCTTGCCGCGCGAGTGGTCAGAAAGACGCAAAAGATTAGTAGAATACCCCAACATCTTCGCGCTTTCGTCGCAATGCATTAG
- the LOC126854450 gene encoding protein fem-1 homolog CG6966 isoform X1: protein MDFKSVVYNAARDGKLKRLKVFLEHRGKDEVGQLVGAKTHGATPLVMACRNGHYDVAEYLIEKCGADVEQPGSVVFEGETIEGAPPLWCAAAAGHLALVKLLVRRGAKVNSITKTNSTPLRAACFDGHYDIVKFLVQHGADIEMANRHGHTCLMIACYRGHVKITKLLLALKADANRKSVKGNTALHDCAESGSLEILKILVEHGAQMDVDSYGMTPLLAAAVTGHTHIVEYLIGIPQLFSRKERIDALELLGATYVDKKRDMIGALQFWKRAMDERYRGDGPMISKPEFPPLVAAYDYAREVVEPEALDDLLADPDEMRMQALVIRERILGPAHPDTSYYIRYRGAVYADAGKFRRCIELWNYALDMQQSMLEPLNPMTQSSLFSFTELFSFMVGEEGRQTTRGRRVPPVKREDLLRVFEKAVNEVAKGKQMLDKMSDLACERDLTFLNRVLVITLHLACLLTRETGEKDSEEYIALHKELYKLVRINAKGKQGRDALQLSHSEDGALVGRYPTCKFPSPHLTKALLRVGADVTARDNDGNTALHLTALLRPWRPVLSIDLLDAGAHLDAVNNDGKTFEMLLCDKELYDSIYPLKYTKLACLAARVVRKTQKISRIPQHLRAFVAMH from the exons ATGGATTTTAAGAGCGTGGTGTATAACGCTGCGAGGGACGGCAAGCTTAAACGTCTCAAG GTGTTCCTAGAACATCGAGGCAAAGATGAGGTAGGACAATTAGTCGGTGCCAAAACCCATGGCGCAACACCCTTAGTCATGGCATGTCGGAACGGACATTACGATGTGGCAGAATATCTTATTGAAAAATGCGGGGCGGATGTGGAACAGCCTGGATCAG TGGTTTTCGAAGGCGAAACGATCGAGGGTGCACCACCCCTGTGGTGCGCGGCGGCCGCTGGTCACTTGGCGCTAGTGAAACTGTTGGTGAGACGAGGCGCCAAAGTGAACTCAATCACGAAAACGAATTCCACGCCTCTCCGCGCTGCATGTTTCGATGGACACTATGACATCGTCAAATTTTTAGTACAACATGGTGCAG aTATCGAGATGGCAAATCGACACGGGCACACATGTCTGATGATCGCATGCTACCGAGGTCATGTTAAAATCACAAAGTTGCTACTCGCCTTGAAAGCGGACGCGAACCGCAAGTCCGTGAAGGGTAATACGGCATTGCATGATTGCGCCGAGAGCGGATCCCTGGAGATACTGAAGATACTCGTCGAACACGGTGCTCAGATGGACGTGGACTCCTACGGGATGACGCCACTTCTCGCGGCAGCAGTAACAG GTCACACTCATATCGTCGAATACCTCATAGGCATTCCGCAACTGTTTAGCAGAAAAGAACGCATCGATGCGCTAGAATTGCTCGGGGCAACGTATGTGGACAAGAAAAGGGACATGATAGGCGCTCTGCAGTTCTGGAAGCGAGCCATGGATGAGAG ATATCGGGGAGATGGTCCGATGATATCGAAACCTGAATTTCCGCCCCTTGTAGCCGCTTACGATTACGCCCGAGAAGTAGTCGAACCCGAGGCCTTGGACGATTTATTGGCGGATCCAGACGAGATGCGCATGCAGGCATTGGTGATTAGAGAACGGATATTAGGACCGGCTCATCCGGACACAAGTTACTACATCAGATATCGCGGGGCGGTTTACGCGGATGCGGGTAAATTTCGTCGTTGTATCGAGCTATGGAACTACGCTCTCGATATGCAACAGAGCATGCTGGAGCCGTTAAACCCCATGACGCAGAGCTCTCTATTCAGTTTCACCGAACTCTTTAGTTTCATGGTGGGCGAAGAAGGCAGACAGACAACCAGAGGTCGCAGAGTACCGCCGGTGAAGAGAGAAGATCTTTTGAGAGTTTTCGAAAAAGCT gtTAACGAAGTAGCAAAAGGAAAGCAAATGTTGGACAAAATGAGCGATTTGGCATGCGAACGCGATCTAACGTTCTTGAACAGAGTCCTAGTAATCACCTTGCATTTGGCGTGTCTGTTAACACGCGAGACTGGGGAGAAGGACAGTGAAGAATACATCGCCTTACATAAGGAGCTGTATAAGTTAGTCCGAATAAATGCCAAAGGCAAGCAG GGACGCGATGCGCTGCAATTAAGCCATAGTGAGGATGGTGCTCTGGTTGGCAGATATCCCACGTGCAAATTTCCTTCTCCTCATTTGACCAAAGCTCTGCTGAGAGTAGGCGCGGACGTAACTGCCAGGGACAATGACGGGAACACGGCTCTCCATTTGACTGCACTATTGCGTCCTTGGCGACCGGTTTTATCGATTGATTTACTCGACGCTGGCGCGCATCTTGATGCCGTGAACAATGATGGCAAGACATTCGAAATGTTGTTATGCGATAAAGAGCTTTACGACTCGATTTATCCATTGAAATATACTAAGCTCGCTTGTCTTGCCGCGCGAGTGGTCAGAAAGACGCAAAAGATTAGTAGAATACCCCAACATCTTCGCGCTTTCGTCGCAATGCATTAG